A window of the Streptomyces sp. NBC_00454 genome harbors these coding sequences:
- a CDS encoding substrate-binding domain-containing protein translates to MYSHRTGVLAAAALWAAAATLVAGCGGDSSRTSAAASPPAAGCPAALVRAKEAVGRAERTGLSWDGPTTGPRAVPDKTIVYVAQTMTNPGVAGVAKGVREAAAAIGWQIRVIDGDGTPAGIQAAFSQAVTLKPSGIVIGGFDPLLTAQQTARAAAAGIALIGWHAVDSPGPSTNPRLFTNITTKVEEVARVSADWVIARSGGDAGVVLFTDDSIPFARNKSDLIKRELATCPGVTLLATENIPIPDASQRTPREVSSLVFRFRGRWTHSVAINDLYFADAAPALQAAGRPGEGPPFNIGAGDGDPSAFQRINSRRFQAATVPEPLTQQGWQIIDELNRAFAGRPASGYVAPAHVVTAENSGGATSWDPRGYQEAYQSIWRGE, encoded by the coding sequence GTGTATTCGCATCGCACCGGCGTCCTCGCGGCGGCGGCCCTCTGGGCGGCCGCCGCCACCCTCGTCGCGGGCTGCGGAGGCGACTCGTCACGGACCTCGGCCGCGGCCTCGCCCCCGGCCGCCGGCTGCCCGGCCGCACTCGTACGGGCCAAGGAGGCCGTCGGGCGGGCCGAGCGCACGGGCCTCTCCTGGGACGGCCCCACGACCGGCCCCCGGGCGGTGCCCGACAAGACCATCGTCTATGTCGCCCAGACCATGACCAACCCCGGTGTCGCCGGAGTCGCCAAGGGCGTACGGGAAGCCGCGGCGGCCATCGGCTGGCAGATCCGGGTGATCGACGGGGACGGCACCCCCGCGGGCATCCAGGCCGCGTTCAGCCAGGCGGTCACCCTCAAGCCCTCCGGCATCGTCATCGGCGGCTTCGACCCCCTGCTCACCGCGCAGCAGACCGCGCGGGCAGCGGCCGCGGGCATTGCGCTCATCGGCTGGCATGCGGTCGACTCCCCCGGACCGAGTACGAACCCCCGGCTGTTCACCAACATCACCACGAAGGTGGAGGAGGTCGCGAGGGTGAGCGCGGACTGGGTCATCGCCCGGTCCGGGGGCGACGCCGGGGTCGTCCTCTTCACCGATGACTCCATTCCGTTCGCCCGCAACAAGTCCGATCTGATCAAACGGGAGCTCGCGACCTGCCCCGGGGTGACGCTGCTGGCGACCGAGAACATCCCGATCCCGGACGCGAGTCAGCGCACCCCGCGGGAGGTCTCCTCCCTGGTGTTTCGTTTCCGGGGCCGGTGGACCCACTCCGTCGCGATCAACGACCTCTACTTCGCCGACGCCGCCCCGGCGCTGCAGGCCGCCGGACGCCCCGGCGAGGGACCGCCCTTCAACATCGGCGCGGGCGACGGCGATCCTTCCGCCTTCCAGCGCATCAACAGCCGGCGTTTCCAGGCCGCCACCGTCCCCGAACCGCTGACCCAGCAGGGGTGGCAGATCATCGACGAGCTCAACCGCGCCTTCGCCGGACGGCCCGCCAGCGGCTACGTCGCACCCGCTCACGTGGTGACGGCCGAGAACAGCGGCGGGGCCACGTCCTGGGACCCCCGGGGCTACCAAGAGGCGTACCAGAGCATCTGGCGGGGGGAGTGA